The genomic interval AGAAAATGACACTTCGGTATTGTTGCTCAAATAAGCCGTATATACCTCAGGAATAGCCACCGCTAATCTTAGTATGCGTTGGTTTTGAAGAAAAAACATAGGTTTTTCAGAACCCTTGCCCGAAGGCCCTACATAAGCCCCTAAGCTAATATTACGTACCGAAATAGTGCCATCGAAAGGAGCACGTACTTCCAAATAGTTTTTGGTATCGGCTATTTCTTTGTAATTAGCTTTGGCAGCTTCCAAAATAGCCATATCTGCATTTTTACGTGCCAAGGCTTGGTCTAATTCGTTCGGCGAAATCGTTCCTGGCGTTTGGCTTGTTTGCAGCAAACGGTCGTAATTGGCCTTACTGGCAATATATACCGCTTCTTGTGATTTTAGGCGAGACGAAGCTGCTGTAAGTTGAGCCGTAATTTCGGGAGCATCTAATACCGCCAATAACTGCCCAGCTTTTACTTCCGAGCCAACATCTACTGTCATTTGTCGTACAAAGCTATTCACCTTTGCGTACAAGTCCACATCTTGTTTGGCGGTTAATTCGCCAGGAATCTGCAAGGCCGACGACATAATACCTTTTTCTAAAGCAATGGTTTCTACGGTTGTTATTGTTGGGGCTGCTTCCTTTTTTTCTTCGGTTTTGGCTTCCGATGTGCCACAACTATATAATATGATAGACGAAACAAATATTCCCGCTACGAGAACCGTGTATTTTAAATGAGCTGATTTCATATTTATTCATCAATTAGATTACAAATTCGTTTTTTGTATCAGAGTAAAAAATATAAGTAAAAAGTGGTTAGGTAAATAAGAATGCTGAGTAATAGCTGTACCTTATTTCACTAGGCTTTGCTATCATAAATACTCGGAATATAATGTTTACTTTCACGGTCTTCGGGGTCGAGAGATACCGAAGTAGTAGAAGTTTTTTCTTGAAACCATGCAAATACCAATGGTAAGAATACCAACGCTGCTACCGTAGAAGCCAACAGCCCTCCAATTACGGCACGAGCCAAAGGTGATGTTTGATCGCCCCCTTCACCCAAGCCCGAGGCCATCGGAATCATCCCTACTACCATGGCTACGCTGGTCATCAAGATAGGCCTTAAACGCAAAGCTGCTGCCTCACGAGCCGACTCAAGGGCATTGCCATTGTGCAAACGAAGGTGTTCGGCATTGGTAATCAGTAATACCGCATTGGCAATAGATACCCCCACCGACATGATTATACCCATATAAGATTGAAGGTTGAGGGTTGAATGCGTTAATTTGAGCATCAACAAGGCCCCCAATAATACCGCAGGAATAGTAGTTAGTACTACAAAAGAAACCTTAAATGACTGAAAATTAGCAGCCAACATCAAGAAAATTACGATAATAGCTACTATCAAGCCCGACTGTAAGCTATCGAGGGTTTCGGTAAGTACTTTGCTCAATCCTACTGGTTCGATAGTCAATCCACGTGGTAGCTCGCCCAAAGAATCAATAGCTTTTGTTACGCCAGTAGTGGCAGCACCCAAATCGGTTTTGTACAAATTGGCTGTTACCGAAATAACAGGTACGGCTCCAAGGTTATCATTTTCGCCATAGGTTACATCTTGCTGAATTGTAGCAACATCGCCCAATACTGGTCGGGTAGCATTTTTTGAAATAGGAATTTCGTTAATGTCGTTGATACTCTTGATTTTGTTTTCGGGTACTTGTACCTGTACGCTATAGGTTTGGTTTGATTTTTCGTCTACCCAAACACTTTTGTCTGAATACCTTGACGACGACGTA from Flectobacillus major DSM 103 carries:
- a CDS encoding efflux RND transporter periplasmic adaptor subunit, with product MKSAHLKYTVLVAGIFVSSIILYSCGTSEAKTEEKKEAAPTITTVETIALEKGIMSSALQIPGELTAKQDVDLYAKVNSFVRQMTVDVGSEVKAGQLLAVLDAPEITAQLTAASSRLKSQEAVYIASKANYDRLLQTSQTPGTISPNELDQALARKNADMAILEAAKANYKEIADTKNYLEVRAPFDGTISVRNISLGAYVGPSGKGSEKPMFFLQNQRILRLAVAIPEVYTAYLSNNTEVSFSVKARPNEVFHAKVKRMAGSLDTRLRAERIEMDIDNSAKKLLPGMVAEVKITLPSKESTFIVPKSALVVAPERVFVVRVVNGKAEWVDVQKGREVDGNVEIFGDLKQGDTLVKVASEEVRNGFPVNIAK